TGGAGGCACAAGCCTGCGGAACACCGGTCATCGCTTTGGGTATGGGAGGAACGGCAGAAAGCGTAATCGACGGTATCACCGGAGTCCACTTCCACAAGCAGAGCATCGAAGCTTTACAAGAGGCGGTCGAACATTTTGAATCGATATATGATACATTTGATTTTGCAACTATTGCGAAGCATGCAAAAAGTTTTTCTAAAGAGCGTTTCTTACATGAAATGCAAACTTTTATCAAAGAAAAGGCGTATCATTGAAATTTGTCCTGTTTAGAACACTCTCATTTTTGATATTGTTACTCATCAATTTGGAACTCACCTTTTTGATAGTACGAGTATGGAAAGGATGTGACTGTCCATGGCATACGTATAGTTGGATGATAGCAATATATCTGCTCTATTATGCTCTTTTTAAACTCCTTAACAGAAGGATGGTCAGTCTTTCAGAGACCTATCTCATCTTCAAAGCCAATATTTTGGCACTTATTACTATATTTTCTCTTCTTTTTTTATCAGGTTCTATCCAGAATCATTCAAAAAATATCGTCCTTATCTATTTTCTCCTCAATCTTTTCATTCCGATACCTCTGTATCTCATAAAAAAACTGCTCATCAACAGATGGTTTCAAGTAGATGTTTTAGCTATTTGCGATCAAGATGGAAAAAAACAGATAGAAAAATGGTTTTCCAAAGAGAACGGTTTTGGTTTTCGCATAAAAGATATAGTACTTCTTGGCGAAAAACCGCTCCATAGGCAAAATGATCTCATCAAAAATATAATCAGCAATAATCGTTTTTATGCAGTCGTTATCGCTTCAAACAAATTATCAAAAGTTTTCTATCTGATTGACATTATCCAACCAAAAATTAGCCGTATCATAGTGCTTCCCAAAATATCTACGATGCCGCTGTTTCATGCAGAGATCATCAATTCCATCCACCATAAAGGTCTTGCTTTTTTTATCCAAAACAGACTTCTCAATCCTGTCGATAAAACAATAAAACGATTTTTCGACCTCTCTTTTGCCTCAGTTTTGTTTCTGGTTTCGTTGCCTGTAATGAGCGGAATCTATCTTGCTATATGGATACAAACGAAGAAAAATCCGATATTTACCCAAACAAGAATCGGCAAGGATGGAAAACCCTTTACAATATACAAATTTAAAACCATGGTAGACAATGCCGAGAAAGTGCTTGAAGAGTATCTTCAAACCCATCCCGAAGCCAAAGAGGAGTATGAACGCTATAGAAAACTCAAAAATGATCCAAGAATTACATCGATAGGAAAATTCTTGAGAAAAAGCTCTTTGGATGAGTTGCCACAACTTGTGAATATTCTCAAAGGTGATATGTCACTTATAGGTCCACGCCCAATTCTTCCACAAGAAGCAGAGCTTTTTGGAGAGTTTTTCTCCTACTACTGTTCTGTTCGTCCAGGCGTTACGGGACTATGGCAAGTGAGTGGTAGAAATGAGCTAGATTTTGACGAACGGGTCAAACTTGATGTATGGTATGTACGCAACTGGTCTTTGGAGATAGATATATTGATACTGTTAAAAACTGTTGTTATTGTACTTTCCCGGAAAGGAAGCTACTAAGAAGTTTTTTACCGAATACGAACTATAATGGCTCAAAGGAGATTGTGTCATGAAAATCAACAAATTTATCATCAAAACCATCAACGATATGCTGAGCCTCGATACAATAAAACTCGCTTTAATCACCGGAGTACCACTGCTTTTGGTATGGCTGGGATTGGCTTGGATATTTTGGGCTCCTGTAACACATTTTACAACAGAGATTATCACTTGGATACCGTTTTCTATCGTTAGAGCAAATGGTGCATTTATCATCACCTTTTTTCTTTGGTTTATCGCTGTACTGGTTAGTTATGCTTTTTTTATAGGGCTTTTTAGCGGTTTTTTACTGGGAGGCAAAAAAGAGAGCCGGTTTGAAGCGATCAACTTTACGCTTATTATGATATTTGCTGTTGTCTGGGCACTTTTTATTCTTGTGAAATGGCCATGGCTGAATCATGAAATACAAAGATTTCTTACCATTTTACCCTTTGATACAGTGGCCCAAGGCCTTTCATGGTTGCTGGCTTTCTACCTTTTTTACAATCTCTTTTTGATCACCGAATATTTCACAATTTTTGTTTTTCGAGAAGCTTTTTTGCGGGCAATGATGGAAAAGCACTTAGGAGATATGGAACTTGCTCAAACAGACATCTCCCAAACCAAAGCGTATGCTAGGTTGTATTGGGATATTTTTTGGTTTTTCTTAGCATCCATTGCAATCTTACCAATTCTTTTTATCCCTATAGCAAATTTTCTAGCCGTATGGTTTATCTGGGCATGGCTTTACAAAGAGTCCGCCTTTTTAGGGGTCTGTTCCTATCTATGTACGCAAAACGAGTATGAAAAATTTAAAGAGCACAAAGCCTATCTTCTCTCAGCCTCTTTGGTCTCGGCTCTTTTAAATTTTATCCCTATTATCAATATTTTTACACCATTTTTTATTATGGATCTCTATTTTCATTGGATTATCGAGACAAGGAATGAAGAGCTTTAAATCTCTTCATCCTTTTTAGTACGTAACATATCTTTCATGGAGATATAGCTGTTGAGCGCTCCCACATAGGCTTTTGCGCTTGCTATCATCGTATCGATACTAAGACCATGTCCGATTACGGCTGGCTTGTTTTCATCAAATACCACTTTCACCACCACTTTGGCCAGCGCATCTTTTCCTTTACTCACAGCAATCACCTGATAATCGTTCAGTTTTCCCTGTACACCGGTAATTCTGTCTATCGTTTTAAAGATAGCATCGATGGTACCGTCACCAATTCCAGCATCTGTAATCTCTTTTCCTTCATATTCTACGGTAACTGCAGCACTCGGTACCCCTTCACTGCAATCGTTGATCTGGAGCTTTTTCAGTTTGTAAACCTCTGGTGCACTGGAAATTTCATTGGTGATAAGCATACGAATATCATCATCTGTCACCTCTTTTTTCTTATCCGCCAGCATCTTAAAACGCTCGAATGCCTTGTTGATTTCCTCTTCACTCAAACTAAATCCAAGCTCTTCAATTTTCTTTTTAAAGGCATGACGGCCCGAATGCTTTCCAAGAACGATCGCGTTTTTATCCAAACCGATATCTTCAGCCCGCATGATTTCATAGGTCTCTTGATGTTTTAAAACACCATCTTGATGAATTCCGCTTTCATGGGCAAAAGCATTTTTACCTACAATCGCTTTGTTTGGCTGCGGTTCGATTCCAGTTATAGCTGCAACTAAACGGCTTGTAGGATAGATCTCTTTTGTATTAATATTGGTATCAATATCACCAAAAATATCTTTTCGTGTTTTTATCGCCATTACGATCTCTTCCAAAGCAGCATTGCCAGCTCTCTCACCTAGTCCATTGATCGTACATTCCACCTGTCTCGCACCATTCAAAACACTATAAAGCGAGTTGGCTACCGCCAATCCAAGATCATTGTGACAATGCACAGAGATAACCGCTCTATCTTGAATCGTTTCATGAAGCTCCTTGATCATCTCTCCCATTTCATGAGGAAATCGGTACCCAACAGTATCAGGGATGTTGATCGTACCGGCTCCTGCTTCAATAACAGCCAAAATGATCTCTTTCAAAAAGCTCATCTCACTACGACCTGCATCTTCGCAGCTAAACTCTACATCCTCGACAAAAGTTTTCGCATACTGTACTGCATCTACGGCCCGCTTTATCACTTCATCCGGTTCCATTCGAAGTTTATATTTCATATGAATAGGACTGGTTGCGATAAATGTATGGATCCTTTTATGCTTTGCCGGCGCAATCGCCTCACCTGCCGCTTTGATATCTTTTTCAAGAGCCCTGGCCAATGAGCAGACAGTGCTTTTTTGTACGACCTCGCTGATTTTCCGTATCGCTTCAAAATCCCCGGGACTTGCAGCAGCAAATCCAGCTTCTATGATATCCACACCCAATTTTTCAAGCTGTTTGGCGATCTGAATCTTCTCTTCTGTATTCATCGAAGCACCGGGACTCTGTTCTCCGTCTCTCAATGTGGTATCAAAAATTTTTACTATTTCAGCCATTTTTTCATCCTTTAAAAATCATGAAAATGTTGTAAGAAGTATACAATAAGTGTAACAAAGAGGATTAAAGAAGATGCAGAAGGAGATTTTTTATCTCAATTTTTGGGAGATATTTTTGAGCTTTTATAATACCTATTTCACTCATCTTTTTCTCCTAATAATTTTTTTCCATTATTATATCGAATTTTCTTTGTAAAGAGGTAGTATCCAGCTCTGATCACACCGGCCAATATATAAAGCGTGATGCCAAATGTCACAACTTCAGCTGGAAAAAGATACAAAAGGGCCAGAAGAATTATCATAAGTACAAGAACTTTGATTACCTGGTTTTTATGCAAATCGATTTTTTTAAAGCTTGGATATCGTATATTGCTCACCATCAAAAAAGCGACAAGAAGCGCACCTGTAAGAATAAAAAATTTCGCATGAAGAAGATGGTATTTTAGATACAGCATCGTCCAGCCTGCGACAAAAACTGCGGCACTTGGAATAGGTACTCCAATGAATACCGAAGGTTCATTGGCTGGAGACATCACATTAAATCTAGCAAGCCGAATTGCTCCAAATACCACAAACAAAGCTGCAACCATGGAGCCATACTTTCCAAATGAAGAGCCCATCGTTTGATACAGAAGAATTGCTGGAGCAACGCCAAAAGCAACCAAATCGGCCAAAGAATCAAACTCTACACCAAATTTACTTGTGGCATTGGTAAGGCGCGCCACTCTGCCATCGATACCATCCAAGATCAATGAGATAAAAATAAGCCATGCTGCTTTTTCAAAATCGCCTTTAATGGAGGCTATGACACTGATAACCCCCAAAAAGGCTGAAAGTGCCGTAAAAAAATTTGGAAAGATATAGCGTATATCAAAAGACGGTTTTTCCACAACTACTCACTTTCACTCTTTTGCTCACTCAAATGTTTCGCTTGTTCTATATCGCTTTGCAGCTCTTCCACAAGCAGTGATTTTTTTCCATGTTTCTCTTCAAACTCTTTGATGATCTGACGAACCTCTTTGCCTTCTATCACCTCTTTTTCAAAAAGAACCTTGACCATTTTTTCGATCGCCTCACTGTACTCTTGCAGTCTATTTTTCACATGGGTATAGCGATCGTTCAAAAAGGCTTTGATAAATTCATCGATCTCTTCAGCCAGTTTCTCACTGTACTCTTTCACTGGCTGTGCAGGTCCTCCTAAAAAGAGGTTTTGTCTCTTTTCAAGGACCATGAGTCCGGCGACATCACTCATCCCATACATGCTGATCATCGCTTTGACAATGTCTGTCGCTCTTTCAAGATCGTTCGATGCTCCCGTTGTAATCTCGCCGATAAAGATCTCTTCAGCCGCTCTCCCGCCAAGTAGTGTATCAATTTCTGCAACAAGCTCGCTCTTTTTCATAAGATATTTATTCTCTTCTGGGGTATTGAGCGTATAGCCAAGTGCCGCAAGCCCTCTTGGGATGATGGAGACTTTCGTCACCTTTCTTGCCCCCGGTGTCGTTTCGGCAATCAATGCGTGACCGCTCTCATGGTATGCAACGATACGCTTCTCTTCGGGGCTGATTCGTCTACTTTTCTTCTCTAGACCCGCAATCGCTCTTTCGACCGCTTCCAAAAGATCTTCTTGTTCAACTTGTTCTTTGTTTTTTCGTCCAGCCAAAAGCGCCGCTTCATTGACTATATTGGCCAGATCAGCTCCTGCAAGTCCGGCTGTAAGTCTCGCAATCTCTTCAAGATCGACATTTGGCGAAAGTTTGATGTGCTTGACATGTACCTTTAATATAGCTAAACGACCTTCAAAATCTGGTTTGTCCACAACAACCGTTCTATCAAATCGTCCTGGTCGAAGAAGTGCAGGATCCAGCACTTCAGGTCTGTTGGTAGCTGCCAAAACAATGACAGGAGACTCAGAGCTGTCAAATCCATCCATCTCTGCCAAAAGTTGGTTAAGGGTCTGTTCTCTTTCATCGTTCCCGCCGATCGGACCTGCAGCAGCACGACTTTTTCCAATAGCATCGATCTCATCGATAAAAATGATACTTGGTGCCTCTTTTTTTGCCTGTTCAAAGAGATCCCGAACGCGAGCTGCGCCCACACCCACAAACATTTCGATAAAACTACTTCCGCTCACTGCAAAAAATGGTACATCTGCCTCTCCGGCAACTGCTTTTGCAAGAAGCGTTTTACCAGTCCCTGGAGGTCCCACAAGCAAAACCCCTTTTGGAATCTTCGCTCCAAGTCGGATATATCGCTGCGGATGCTTGAGAAAATCGACAATCTCTTTCACTTCCTCTTTCGCCTCTTCCACTCCAGCCACATCGTCAAACTTCACCTTTGGTCGCTCGGAATTGATAAGCTTTTTGGCGCTCCCCATGCCAAGGATGCCGCTGCCCATACTCTTTTGCATACGGCTTGCAAGAAACATCCAGATAGCAAAAAAGATGAGAATCGGGATAATCCAGCCAAAAAGCATCTCCGTTACCCAATTGCTCTCGCTAAAACCACCGTAATCGATACCTTTCTTTTCAAGAAGTGGAATGAGCGTCGTATCACCGGGTACCTTGTTTGCAAAGTAGATCACTTTAAAGCCGCCTTCATTGGCTATCGCTTTAATCGTTTTTTGGCCTATTGCAACATACTGAACACGTCCCTCTTTGATCAACTTTTTCAGTTCACTGTAACTGATCTCTTTTGTTTTCTGAATCGGTGCACCAGCCATATGTTGCATCGCACCCTGCCCCATATTGTTCGCTGGCTGTAAAATCGACTTGAACAGTAAAATCAAAATAACGGAAAAGATCGCAAATGTAAGCAGTGGATTTTTATTGAAAAAGTTATCGTTTTGCGGTTTTTTTTGTTTGTTATTTGCCATCGGTTCCCCTATCGTTTCGTAATATCATTGTTATCCATTCTCCTTCTTGTACCTCTTCAAGGATAGAAAAATCAAATCTGTTTTGTACCTTGTTGCGATATTTTTCGATGATGCCAGAAAGGATCAAAATCCCTCCCTCTTTTGTCGCTTTTTGCAAGTCAAACGCTATCATCGTTAAAACATCGGCAACAATATTGGCTATAACTATATCATACTTCTTTTTAGCGTTGGCTGCACTTCCCACCCAGCCATTTTGAAATTCAACTTTGTTTAAGGAAAAGTTCTTTTGGGACTCTTCCAAAGCCAGTGTATCGGTATCACAAATATCTACGACAGCTCCTTTTTTTGCCGCCGCAATCGATAAAATCCCGCTGCCGCATCCGACATCCAAAAGTTCCATTCCAGGCTGTACATATTTTTGGATTGCACTTAAACATCCTCTTGTCGTTTCATGGTGTCCGCTGCCAAATGCCAAAGCCGGATCGATTTTGATGTTTACCTTACCTTCCTTTGGCTCATACCAACTAGGATAGATGTAAAACTCTCCCACTTCCACAGGAGTAATACTTTTTTTATATTTTTCGATCCAGTTGATGTTCTCTTTTTTTTCTTTTGTGATTTCAAGATGGATATCCGTATCAAAAAGCTCTATCAAAGAGTCGACATAGGCACGAAGCTCATCCATAATATCATCAAGCGGTTTTTCGCTTCGCAGTATCAGCTTCCCATCACTCTCCTCTATCCCATTATAAAATCTGTCCATCAAAAAAGATTCGATTTCATCTTTGAACTTGTCTACCTGAACTGTATACTGGTAATAGTATCTATCCATTTTGTACCAACCTAAATGCTTTTTCCAAATCCAATGTTCCTTCATAAAATGCTTTTCCAACTATGACGCCGGCAACCTTGCCTGTTGCTTGAAGTTTTTTTATATCCTCAATATCGCGTACACCTCCACTTGCAATGGTATCGATCCCACTTGCTTCAGCGATAGAGACGGTAAATTCCACATTGACGCCACTTAACGTCCCGTCTTTGCCGACATCAGTACAGATAATCGCTTGCACACCGCTTTTCGCAAACTCTTTTGCCAAATCGGTTGCTCTCATCGTAGAGGTTTTTGCCCATCCTTCTACAGCCACATACCCATCGATGGCATCAATACCCACAGCTATAGGGTACTTTACAGCCATTGCTTTGACAAATTGTGGATTTTTCACCGCAATTGAACCTAATATAAGCCGATTAATCCCAAGATCGACATATTTTTGAATCGTCTCTTCGTCGCGAATACCACCGCCCAGTTCGATTTTGAGATTTGTATTGGCTCGAATCTTTTCGATTTGCTCAAGGTTTTTCGGTTCCCCTGCAAAAGCACCGTTTAAATCCACAAGATGGAGCCAGCGCGAACCCATCTCTTCAAATCTTTTGGCCACTTGCCACGGTTCGTCGCTATATATCTTGGCACTCTCCATCAGACCTTTTGTTAAACGAACCGCTTTCCCGTCTTTGAGATCAATTGCCGGTAAAATTTCCATCTACAACTCCACAAAATTTTTCAAGATTCTCAAACCATTCTCATGCGATTTTTCAGGATGAGGCTGAAGACCAAAAACATTGCCGTTTTGAACGGCACTGACAAATTCATACCCATAGAGCGTCTTTCCGATCACATACTCTTCATCGCAAACGGCATGATAGCTATGGACAAAATAGAGATAAAATGCCTTTGGAAGCCCAGCAAAAAGGGGGGTCTCTTTTTGTACAAAAAGCTCGTTCCAACCCATATGAGGGACTTTGAGTCTATGATCAAAGCGATTTTTGTCAAAAGGGACCACCTCTCCTTTGATGAGGCCCAACCCCTTATGCTCTCCAAATTCATAACTTTTCTCAAACAATAGCTGCATCCCTAGACAGATACCTAGCATAGGACGACCACTTTGGGCAAAATCACAAATCGCTTCTTTAAGCCCGCTCTTTTCAAGGTGTTCCACCGCATCTCCAAATGCACCGACACCGGGAAGGATAATTTTGTCATAGTTTTGCAGTTTTCCAGGATCTTTTTCGATGATGGCCGGATAACCGATTTTTTCAAAAGCGTTCGACACGCTTCGAAGATTTCCCATATTGTAATCAATAATCGCTATCTTCATTCATCCTCTTTCAAATCGGCAGTCGATTTGAGATAGTACGAAAGTGCCAATAAAAGCAGAGTCACCGCACCTATCAAATAGACTGCGTACAAGATTTTTTCCGGTCCGATAATAGCAAATTTAAAGACAAGCATCAATGCCTCAATAGAAAGCGCTATAACGATAGAACCCAAAAACCGTATCATTGTTTTGTGAATGTCGTTTGTACGTCTTTTTTTATGATGACCAAGCACTTCCTCTTCAAACAAGGTTTTGACCAGATCAAAAATAGCAAGAGAGAGTGTAATCAAAATGGTCGATTCAAAAATCTCCTTTATCTCTACATCCTGAAACACCAAACTTTCGGCAATAATGCTTCCCATCCCCTTTGCCAAAAGAAGCAGAGCAACGACGAGCAATGCAAAAGAAAAGAATCCATAAATAACTTTTGAAAACTGGCCAAAATGGGAGTCTATTGAAGATGGATGGAACATTTTGAGAAGATTTTTCAAAGATATATCTACACAAACGATATACACAAGCTGTTTTCTTTCGTCATAAATCGGATAAGATGCAGTAACGGTCAGTTCATGAGTCAATAACGAGGGATAGGGATCGGTCAGAATACAGCGCTTTTCGCGAACGGCTCTATAGTAGTAAGCACGCATACTTCGGTTGATTCCTTTTCCTCGCCGATACTCAGGGTTGTTTGAAACAGCATCAATAATCTGTGTTCCAGTCTTATCCAGAACATAGAAAGCATCTGCTAAAGGGAGCTCCTTTTTCAAAATCTTCAATGCATTGATGATATTGTCAAGCGATGGATCGGGCACGTAGTTTGGAATATATCGCTGCAACAAAAAGCAAAGATACGCCCTGGCTTTGGTCCGTATCTCCGAAAACTCTTCGATTTCACTCACTACCATGACTTTCCTTTTTCATATAATTCATAAAGATTTCGCTATAGCTCTTCTCTTTTGGAAAGATCTCCTGCATCCGATACAAAATATCTCGATACTCCTCTTTGCTCAGTCCCCCTTTTAGAAGCTCATATTTCAAAAAAAGAAGATAGGTGTTAATAACGTCGCTTTCACAATACTCTTGAATTTTATCCAAATCGTTATTATAGTACAGTTGTAAAACCTGCGAGCCATCTACATCAAACTTTCCAGGAATTCCAGCCATTTGACAAAGAGTATCAAGTTTCAGCCCTCTGGCTGCTCCAAAGTTGCTCAGCACATCCATGAGATCAAGATGAAAACTTTCAGAGTACCTGCTTCTATAATTTTCCCACTTTGATTTATTGAGCATTTGATTATCCTGTTCAAAATAGGCCGAACAGGAAAGATTGTATTTCATGGCCCGCAAAAGCAGCATCGGTATATCAAAATTTCTTCCGTTAAATGAGACAAGTTTTGGATTTTTACTGTCAATGTAGGATAAAAAGGACTCAATGATCTCTTTTTCATCATCTCCCGGAAATGTCCCCACCTTTTTAAATCTTCCAAAATCATCTGCGAACACTGCACTGATCGCCACGACTTTATGATAAGGATGGGGCAAAAATGTCGTACCGGCTTTGGCTTCATACTGCTGCAAAGCTTGATGGATGGCTTCAAAGTCTTCGCCTTCAACCTCAAAATTTTTGCGAATCAGTTCAATATCTGGTATAGTTTCACAATCAAAAACGCAAATCATTGCACTCCTTTAAGGATTTATTATACTTCAAATCAAGAATTTTTTCTA
This region of Nitratiruptor sp. YY08-10 genomic DNA includes:
- a CDS encoding exopolysaccharide biosynthesis polyprenyl glycosylphosphotransferase, yielding MKFVLFRTLSFLILLLINLELTFLIVRVWKGCDCPWHTYSWMIAIYLLYYALFKLLNRRMVSLSETYLIFKANILALITIFSLLFLSGSIQNHSKNIVLIYFLLNLFIPIPLYLIKKLLINRWFQVDVLAICDQDGKKQIEKWFSKENGFGFRIKDIVLLGEKPLHRQNDLIKNIISNNRFYAVVIASNKLSKVFYLIDIIQPKISRIIVLPKISTMPLFHAEIINSIHHKGLAFFIQNRLLNPVDKTIKRFFDLSFASVLFLVSLPVMSGIYLAIWIQTKKNPIFTQTRIGKDGKPFTIYKFKTMVDNAEKVLEEYLQTHPEAKEEYERYRKLKNDPRITSIGKFLRKSSLDELPQLVNILKGDMSLIGPRPILPQEAELFGEFFSYYCSVRPGVTGLWQVSGRNELDFDERVKLDVWYVRNWSLEIDILILLKTVVIVLSRKGSY
- the hisA gene encoding 1-(5-phosphoribosyl)-5-[(5-phosphoribosylamino)methylideneamino]imidazole-4-carboxamide isomerase — encoded protein: MEILPAIDLKDGKAVRLTKGLMESAKIYSDEPWQVAKRFEEMGSRWLHLVDLNGAFAGEPKNLEQIEKIRANTNLKIELGGGIRDEETIQKYVDLGINRLILGSIAVKNPQFVKAMAVKYPIAVGIDAIDGYVAVEGWAKTSTMRATDLAKEFAKSGVQAIICTDVGKDGTLSGVNVEFTVSIAEASGIDTIASGGVRDIEDIKKLQATGKVAGVIVGKAFYEGTLDLEKAFRLVQNG
- the hisH gene encoding imidazole glycerol phosphate synthase subunit HisH; protein product: MKIAIIDYNMGNLRSVSNAFEKIGYPAIIEKDPGKLQNYDKIILPGVGAFGDAVEHLEKSGLKEAICDFAQSGRPMLGICLGMQLLFEKSYEFGEHKGLGLIKGEVVPFDKNRFDHRLKVPHMGWNELFVQKETPLFAGLPKAFYLYFVHSYHAVCDEEYVIGKTLYGYEFVSAVQNGNVFGLQPHPEKSHENGLRILKNFVEL
- a CDS encoding 2-isopropylmalate synthase, which codes for MAEIVKIFDTTLRDGEQSPGASMNTEEKIQIAKQLEKLGVDIIEAGFAAASPGDFEAIRKISEVVQKSTVCSLARALEKDIKAAGEAIAPAKHKRIHTFIATSPIHMKYKLRMEPDEVIKRAVDAVQYAKTFVEDVEFSCEDAGRSEMSFLKEIILAVIEAGAGTINIPDTVGYRFPHEMGEMIKELHETIQDRAVISVHCHNDLGLAVANSLYSVLNGARQVECTINGLGERAGNAALEEIVMAIKTRKDIFGDIDTNINTKEIYPTSRLVAAITGIEPQPNKAIVGKNAFAHESGIHQDGVLKHQETYEIMRAEDIGLDKNAIVLGKHSGRHAFKKKIEELGFSLSEEEINKAFERFKMLADKKKEVTDDDIRMLITNEISSAPEVYKLKKLQINDCSEGVPSAAVTVEYEGKEITDAGIGDGTIDAIFKTIDRITGVQGKLNDYQVIAVSKGKDALAKVVVKVVFDENKPAVIGHGLSIDTMIASAKAYVGALNSYISMKDMLRTKKDEEI
- the ftsH gene encoding ATP-dependent zinc metalloprotease FtsH translates to MANNKQKKPQNDNFFNKNPLLTFAIFSVILILLFKSILQPANNMGQGAMQHMAGAPIQKTKEISYSELKKLIKEGRVQYVAIGQKTIKAIANEGGFKVIYFANKVPGDTTLIPLLEKKGIDYGGFSESNWVTEMLFGWIIPILIFFAIWMFLASRMQKSMGSGILGMGSAKKLINSERPKVKFDDVAGVEEAKEEVKEIVDFLKHPQRYIRLGAKIPKGVLLVGPPGTGKTLLAKAVAGEADVPFFAVSGSSFIEMFVGVGAARVRDLFEQAKKEAPSIIFIDEIDAIGKSRAAAGPIGGNDEREQTLNQLLAEMDGFDSSESPVIVLAATNRPEVLDPALLRPGRFDRTVVVDKPDFEGRLAILKVHVKHIKLSPNVDLEEIARLTAGLAGADLANIVNEAALLAGRKNKEQVEQEDLLEAVERAIAGLEKKSRRISPEEKRIVAYHESGHALIAETTPGARKVTKVSIIPRGLAALGYTLNTPEENKYLMKKSELVAEIDTLLGGRAAEEIFIGEITTGASNDLERATDIVKAMISMYGMSDVAGLMVLEKRQNLFLGGPAQPVKEYSEKLAEEIDEFIKAFLNDRYTHVKNRLQEYSEAIEKMVKVLFEKEVIEGKEVRQIIKEFEEKHGKKSLLVEELQSDIEQAKHLSEQKSESE
- a CDS encoding 3'-5' exonuclease, producing the protein MICVFDCETIPDIELIRKNFEVEGEDFEAIHQALQQYEAKAGTTFLPHPYHKVVAISAVFADDFGRFKKVGTFPGDDEKEIIESFLSYIDSKNPKLVSFNGRNFDIPMLLLRAMKYNLSCSAYFEQDNQMLNKSKWENYRSRYSESFHLDLMDVLSNFGAARGLKLDTLCQMAGIPGKFDVDGSQVLQLYYNNDLDKIQEYCESDVINTYLLFLKYELLKGGLSKEEYRDILYRMQEIFPKEKSYSEIFMNYMKKESHGSE
- the pssA gene encoding CDP-diacylglycerol--serine O-phosphatidyltransferase — encoded protein: MEKPSFDIRYIFPNFFTALSAFLGVISVIASIKGDFEKAAWLIFISLILDGIDGRVARLTNATSKFGVEFDSLADLVAFGVAPAILLYQTMGSSFGKYGSMVAALFVVFGAIRLARFNVMSPANEPSVFIGVPIPSAAVFVAGWTMLYLKYHLLHAKFFILTGALLVAFLMVSNIRYPSFKKIDLHKNQVIKVLVLMIILLALLYLFPAEVVTFGITLYILAGVIRAGYYLFTKKIRYNNGKKLLGEKDE
- a CDS encoding EI24 domain-containing protein: MKINKFIIKTINDMLSLDTIKLALITGVPLLLVWLGLAWIFWAPVTHFTTEIITWIPFSIVRANGAFIITFFLWFIAVLVSYAFFIGLFSGFLLGGKKESRFEAINFTLIMIFAVVWALFILVKWPWLNHEIQRFLTILPFDTVAQGLSWLLAFYLFYNLFLITEYFTIFVFREAFLRAMMEKHLGDMELAQTDISQTKAYARLYWDIFWFFLASIAILPILFIPIANFLAVWFIWAWLYKESAFLGVCSYLCTQNEYEKFKEHKAYLLSASLVSALLNFIPIINIFTPFFIMDLYFHWIIETRNEEL
- a CDS encoding 50S ribosomal protein L11 methyltransferase — encoded protein: MDRYYYQYTVQVDKFKDEIESFLMDRFYNGIEESDGKLILRSEKPLDDIMDELRAYVDSLIELFDTDIHLEITKEKKENINWIEKYKKSITPVEVGEFYIYPSWYEPKEGKVNIKIDPALAFGSGHHETTRGCLSAIQKYVQPGMELLDVGCGSGILSIAAAKKGAVVDICDTDTLALEESQKNFSLNKVEFQNGWVGSAANAKKKYDIVIANIVADVLTMIAFDLQKATKEGGILILSGIIEKYRNKVQNRFDFSILEEVQEGEWITMILRNDRGTDGK
- a CDS encoding PDC sensor domain-containing protein, coding for MVVSEIEEFSEIRTKARAYLCFLLQRYIPNYVPDPSLDNIINALKILKKELPLADAFYVLDKTGTQIIDAVSNNPEYRRGKGINRSMRAYYYRAVREKRCILTDPYPSLLTHELTVTASYPIYDERKQLVYIVCVDISLKNLLKMFHPSSIDSHFGQFSKVIYGFFSFALLVVALLLLAKGMGSIIAESLVFQDVEIKEIFESTILITLSLAIFDLVKTLFEEEVLGHHKKRRTNDIHKTMIRFLGSIVIALSIEALMLVFKFAIIGPEKILYAVYLIGAVTLLLLALSYYLKSTADLKEDE